Within Nitrospira sp. MA-1, the genomic segment TTGTGTGATTTCGGCCTGACATTCGGCATCAACGTTGCGCAAGGACTGCGGCGTAGCCCATGAGACCCTAGATTTTTCTGGTGTCACATATGCACCTGATGGCCTCAATAAAGGCATGTTCTCAGTATTAAGTCCGCGATCCCATTCTGTTCTCTGCCACCTCTGCCACTCATCAACCCGCCGCTGGAGGATCCGGCGGAGCGCCATGAGTTCGTCTGGATCAACGGAGGCTGCTCGCTGGTCGAGGATGCTCGATACGGCGGCGACCAGCGCTTGGGGAAAGGGGTACGGGCTTTTGGCCTGGTCGGAATCGCCGAGTTGCCGCACATAGCTTGCGATGACGGCGTGGGCCGCGCGGTCAAGTGCTGGTCGCGAGAATGGCGTGACGCTCGTCGGTTCCACCTGCGCGTACAGCCGCTCGTGGTAGCTTCGGAACTTCTCAAAATGAGAGCGATCGCGGGGTTTCGACGCGGTATAGATCGTCACCACGAGGCCGGGCCGATCTGACTTGCGGCCAACACGCCCTGTAACCTGGATGTACTGGGAAGTTGTTTTTGGCTGTCCGACAACGGCCATCAGTGAAAGGCGGTCAATATCAACGCCGACCTCGATGATGTTGGATGCCAGGCAAACATCTACAGCCTGCCCCTGCTGCGAGACCGTGGGGACTTCAAGGGCGGAAATAGCCTTTGGCACCTCGTCTCCCGGCAGGCGGCCGGTTAGTTCGAGTATCTTCCTGAGTTGCCGGACATCTTGGAAATTCATACCGAGGCGCTGCCTGAGGGCACCCCTGAGCAAATCCGGGATGTCGGACTGGAAGAGCGTGAGCGTCGTTCCAAGTTCGCGCAAGCTGTTGAAGAATAGCAGTAGCGTCCACCAAGGGTCACGGTCGGCAGCCGCCATTGGCTGCGGAGCCTGGAGCAAGGCTGAAAACGTGCGTACCTGTACCGTCTGGAGCGAGCCGAGGCCTGGCGCATGGACGCCGGCGTAAATGCGCCCGCGCTCAAGGGTACCATCGGATCGCCGGGCAACTCTTGCGAAGAACGAGTCGTCGGCGTCCAGGCCGGGCGGTGGGAACAGGCTTGTGCGATCTCGCGCGTAGAGGCCCTGCACCTGCTCAGCGTAGCTGCGGATCGTCGCGGTGGAACTCACAATTTTCGGTTTGGCTACCTGCTGCTCCCGTCTGTCGGTACACAATTCCTCAATGATCGGTTCGTAGAGTCCGACCATCGACCCCAGCGGACCGGAAATGAGGTGCAGTTCATCCTGGATAATGAGACCGGGCGGTGAATAGGCTCGTGTCCCATCCTCGGCAATGCCAAACAGCGAGCGCGCCTGCGGCTTCCACGCAAGCATGGCAAACTTGTCCACGGTGCCGATGACAAGGGCCGGACGCGTTTCGTAAATGTCCTCATCGATGACATATAGTGGGAGCAACCCGTGGAATTCGCAGCGCCGATCGGGGCAGGCGTAGACGACCGTGTTGTTGCGGCGCACATAACCAATGACGCGGGGAACGCCACCCCTTCGGCCCCGCCCGCTGCGGGTGGTGAGGTTCACCGGCCCCATTTCTGCCCCGCACCACGGGCACCGATCCAAGACAAACTTGTTCTGTTCACTCCCGTCGCAATTTTGCAGGCTACGAAGGACAGAGCGGGCTTCTTCCCGCGTGTTCGGCGTTGTGGCACTGCCAAGCCAGATGCCGGTGGAGATTTCGGCCTTGCCCAATTCTCCGGCACATTGGCGCCGGACATATTCCATCGCGCAAATCAACCGGGAGGCACGCTGGAACTGCTGCGCGGTGAGCAGGCGGAGCGTGTACCTCATCAGTGTCTGTATGCCGGTGTCGGCAGGGTTCCGCAATCTGCGAAGGAAGATGCTGAACGCGGCCAGTCCAAGATACGCTTCAGTCTTACCCCCGCCTGTAGGAAACCAGATAAGCTCTACCCGTTCGCGGTCAGCGTCACCTGCATCCGCCGTTGACCGCAGAGTGGCGAGGATGAATGCGATCTGAAAAGCTCTCCATTGGCTCCCCCGCGCGCGTTCAGAGTTCAGGTCGAGCGATTCGTAAGGCTCGGTAAACTGGAGCGTCGAAGTTTCATGATCGAATGAGGCGGTGCGGGCTTCCCGCCTCGACCTCACTTGCTGCGTGACCATTGCGAGATTTGCGAGCCGGAAAGCGCGGCGGACTTGCTGGTCGCTTGCAAGCAATGAAAGGCCATCGCGCATCCGCCTGGCTGCTTCGGAGCATTGCTCCATGTGGGCTTCGGCGGTTTCGCGCAATTGCGCGCTCAGGCCGGGGATACGGTCCCGCTGCACCGCGATCCACGCCTCGTACTCGCAGACAATGGCCTCAAGCTGTTCGGTGCCGTCGGAACTCGGGTCGATCCCGGACAGCAATCGCATGGAAGCGACAAGCGGCTGGCCGTTGCTTGAAGGAATGTCCGGCGTGGTGCTCGGCGTTTCAAAGACTGGCAGGCATTCGGCTGAGACGCTATCGGCGGCGGTTACGGCGGTGCGGGTCCAGTCAGCCGCGCACCCGTGGCCTACCGCGAAGGTAAGCTTGTCACGGTACAGCAACTCTTGCGAGCGCTCTTCGCTGTCTAGCGGTTCCCCCGTCGGGTATGGCAGGATTGTTCCGGGAGAACCGGGGTTCAAGCGGACCTCGATCCGGGATTGGAAAAGGGATTGAGAATCTATGCGGCCACCGGCCGACTGGCGGTTAACCAGGCACACCGTGATGAGGTATTCGTCTGGCCGGGATTGGTACGGCCTGGCGAAGACTTCGATCCGCACGTC encodes:
- a CDS encoding helicase-related protein, coding for MPHIANRDGVLRALREELVGPSPLGQEIDCVQAIHLEDAETAYRPYRQLGSGEEILQRDSPTKRYGVGVLYPMEALVAADELDAQLPPPDEEAALQLPENARETLAPSAVRNCEEIAARAEYRLPEADSDDFDLSSANTYKASSMAVSLLVHLPQRTALHVLATGGRYTILPVTLLGREREWWLRSPVRLESHFHHEDFPDSTGYVKARDPLRENVENLDVRIEVFARPYQSRPDEYLITVCLVNRQSAGGRIDSQSLFQSRIEVRLNPGSPGTILPYPTGEPLDSEERSQELLYRDKLTFAVGHGCAADWTRTAVTAADSVSAECLPVFETPSTTPDIPSSNGQPLVASMRLLSGIDPSSDGTEQLEAIVCEYEAWIAVQRDRIPGLSAQLRETAEAHMEQCSEAARRMRDGLSLLASDQQVRRAFRLANLAMVTQQVRSRREARTASFDHETSTLQFTEPYESLDLNSERARGSQWRAFQIAFILATLRSTADAGDADRERVELIWFPTGGGKTEAYLGLAAFSIFLRRLRNPADTGIQTLMRYTLRLLTAQQFQRASRLICAMEYVRRQCAGELGKAEISTGIWLGSATTPNTREEARSVLRSLQNCDGSEQNKFVLDRCPWCGAEMGPVNLTTRSGRGRRGGVPRVIGYVRRNNTVVYACPDRRCEFHGLLPLYVIDEDIYETRPALVIGTVDKFAMLAWKPQARSLFGIAEDGTRAYSPPGLIIQDELHLISGPLGSMVGLYEPIIEELCTDRREQQVAKPKIVSSTATIRSYAEQVQGLYARDRTSLFPPPGLDADDSFFARVARRSDGTLERGRIYAGVHAPGLGSLQTVQVRTFSALLQAPQPMAAADRDPWWTLLLFFNSLRELGTTLTLFQSDIPDLLRGALRQRLGMNFQDVRQLRKILELTGRLPGDEVPKAISALEVPTVSQQGQAVDVCLASNIIEVGVDIDRLSLMAVVGQPKTTSQYIQVTGRVGRKSDRPGLVVTIYTASKPRDRSHFEKFRSYHERLYAQVEPTSVTPFSRPALDRAAHAVIASYVRQLGDSDQAKSPYPFPQALVAAVSSILDQRAASVDPDELMALRRILQRRVDEWQRWQRTEWDRGLNTENMPLLRPSGAYVTPEKSRVSWATPQSLRNVDAECQAEITQLYILGEEEISDA